In Vespa velutina chromosome 1, iVesVel2.1, whole genome shotgun sequence, the following proteins share a genomic window:
- the LOC124957478 gene encoding transmembrane protein 165 gives MTVVNYNTMKYLLYSFVIIYLNFDYAQAQNDYRYDDKLQITATTMKVEDLTSTQPQGSLGLLHAFVASLSVIVVSELGDKTFFIAAIMAMKHPRLTVFIGAISALALMTILSVIFGYAATIIPRTYTYYISTVLFALFGIKMLRDGYYMSPTGAQEELEEVQSDLRKREDEYEKETSTTLVQDPESGIIRKTTKRSALMVLSRIFLQAFTLTFLAEWGDRSQLTTIILAAREDVYGVVFGGILGHSFCTGLAVLGGRMIAQKISVRTVTIIGGLVFLLFALTALFINPTENT, from the exons ATGACTGtcgtaaattataatacaatgaaatacttgttatattcttttgtaatcatttatttaaattttgattacGCACAAGCCCAAAATGATTACCGTTATGATGacaaattacaaattacaGCAACTACAATG aaagTTGAAGACTTAACGTCAACTCAACCTCAGGGCTCTCTTGGGCTCCTACATGCTTTTGTAGCTTCCCTGTCTGTCATTGTTGTTTCCGAATTAGGAGATAAAACTTTCTTCATTGCCGCTATTATGGCAATGAAGCATCCTAGGTTGACTGTTTTTATAGGAGCTATAAGTGCTCTTGCTCTTATGACTATATTATCAG taATATTTGGATATGCGGCAACTATAATTCCACGTAcctatacgtattatatttcaaCAGTACTTTTTGCTTTATTTGGTATAAAAATGTTGAGAGACGGATATTATATGTCACCAACAGGAGCACAAGAAGAACTTGAAGAAGTTCAATCAGATTTACGTAAACGAGAAGATGAG tatgaaaaagaaacatcaaCCACATTAGTCCAGGATCCAGAAAGTGGTATTATAAGGAAAACTACTAAGCGTTCTGCATTAATGGTACtttctcgaatatttttacaagCATTTACTCTCACCTTTTTGGCAGAATGGGGTGATCGTTCACAGTTAACAACAATCATACTTGCAGCAAGAGag GATGTTTATGGAGTTGTATTTGGTGGTATTCTTGGTCATTCATTTTGTACAGGCTTAGCTGTATTAGGTGGACGTATGATTGCACAAAAAATTTCTGTGCGAACAG TGACTATTATTGGAGGATTGGTATTTCTACTTTTTGCTCTGACAGCTCTGTTTATAAATCCAACAGAAAATACGTGA